A window from Fibrobacter sp. UWB11 encodes these proteins:
- the murC gene encoding UDP-N-acetylmuramate--L-alanine ligase, whose translation MTNSYFFIGVAGVGMSAIAQYLVGKGVAVSGSDRQFGEFLNGNAEKPLVMSQLEDCGIKCFAQDGSGVVEGLTAVVVSTAIEDTNPDLKRAKELGVPVMHRSEMLAKISKEARTIAISGTSGKSTVTAMVYHILEYAGLQPSVMTGAGLVNLQAQGKIGNAVSGKGEWLVAEVDESDGTLVRYEPEIGVILNIDKDHKEISELEQIFLKFSQNVLSAGHILIVNDAHPLAKKFSAGREFDFGYESYVSVQGIDFKSVGTHIQFRVRHGNELVKFEIPLPGKHNMENALAATAAALRAGVSLHTCADALSTFPGVFRRHQILGTFNGVTLVDDFAHNPAKIAASIKSAQDFTVGRVIAWFQPHGFGPTRFLRKDLVDFIANTLRPMDMDFDRKNDVMFFSEIYYAGGTVTRDISAGDLADDLILKGCEAIYIADRNECAKKMLEYAEPGDTILLMGARDPSLQDFAKSVKKLLEER comes from the coding sequence ATGACTAATTCTTACTTCTTTATCGGTGTTGCGGGCGTGGGCATGAGTGCCATCGCGCAGTATTTGGTGGGCAAGGGCGTTGCTGTAAGCGGTAGCGACCGTCAGTTCGGCGAGTTCCTGAACGGAAATGCCGAGAAACCGCTTGTCATGAGCCAACTCGAAGATTGCGGAATCAAGTGCTTTGCGCAGGATGGTTCCGGCGTTGTCGAAGGTCTTACCGCAGTCGTGGTGAGCACCGCTATCGAAGATACGAATCCCGATTTGAAGCGAGCCAAGGAACTTGGCGTTCCGGTGATGCACCGCAGTGAAATGCTCGCAAAGATTTCCAAGGAAGCGCGCACGATTGCCATTAGCGGCACAAGCGGAAAGTCGACGGTGACCGCAATGGTTTACCACATTTTGGAATACGCTGGTCTCCAACCGTCTGTGATGACGGGGGCTGGTCTCGTGAATTTGCAAGCTCAGGGCAAGATTGGTAACGCTGTGAGTGGCAAGGGTGAATGGCTTGTTGCCGAAGTCGATGAAAGTGATGGAACACTTGTTCGCTATGAACCGGAAATCGGTGTCATTTTGAATATCGACAAAGACCATAAGGAAATCTCTGAACTCGAACAAATTTTCCTCAAGTTCAGCCAGAACGTTTTGAGCGCAGGGCACATCCTGATTGTGAACGATGCGCATCCGCTTGCAAAGAAGTTCAGCGCAGGCCGTGAATTTGATTTTGGCTATGAAAGCTATGTAAGCGTTCAGGGAATTGATTTTAAGTCGGTTGGAACGCATATCCAGTTCCGCGTGCGCCATGGCAATGAACTTGTGAAGTTCGAAATTCCGCTGCCGGGCAAGCACAATATGGAAAATGCTTTGGCGGCTACTGCCGCTGCGCTCCGTGCGGGCGTTTCGCTCCACACATGTGCCGATGCGCTTTCGACTTTCCCGGGCGTGTTCCGCCGTCACCAAATTCTTGGAACGTTCAATGGCGTAACGCTTGTCGATGACTTTGCTCACAATCCGGCAAAAATTGCCGCAAGCATCAAGAGCGCCCAAGACTTTACCGTAGGCCGCGTGATTGCTTGGTTCCAGCCGCACGGCTTTGGTCCGACGCGATTCTTGCGCAAGGACTTGGTTGACTTTATTGCAAATACGCTTCGCCCGATGGACATGGATTTTGACCGCAAGAACGATGTGATGTTCTTCAGCGAAATCTATTATGCTGGCGGAACGGTCACGCGTGACATTAGCGCAGGCGACCTCGCGGATGACTTGATTCTCAAGGGTTGTGAGGCTATTTACATTGCTGACCGCAACGAGTGTGCCAAGAAAATGCTAGAATATGCAGAGCCGGGTGACACGATTTTGCTGATGGGGGCAAGAGACCCGAGCTTGCAGGATTTCGCAAAATCTGTGAAAAAACTTCTCGAAGAACGCTAA
- a CDS encoding RluA family pseudouridine synthase yields MNYIVEEKHNGERIDKFLVGVMENVSRTDVQKLIEAGEVKVGGGKVSKNFRVETGMAVVVEKMIEKESSTLEPEDIPLNIVYEDDDIVVINKPRNLVVHPGNGVSKGTLAAALLYHFKENLSTVNGPLRPGIVHRLDKDTPGLMVVAKNDAAHRHLAHQLETRTLHRTYNALVWGCPRDLEGTIDAPIGRNPKNRLKMAVVKGGKESRTHYVAKQFFAIATLLELQLESGRTHQIRVHSRYTGHPVVGDPLYDGRDESLNRVPPLMKPVAEKVLEIAPAQLLQAVKIELIHPRTNKKLTFKVPMEEPFANVLKLLKKECPASAPVYDEEEGFRDFDAQIRFDEDEEFDEYAEPLEISPDEAAPVKERKTRAQRLAEKAQTAAKRRAVAAERKLIKQMKAARRKGIAPEDFVEPGYEPTIDPELLE; encoded by the coding sequence ATGAATTACATCGTAGAAGAAAAGCATAATGGTGAACGTATCGACAAGTTCCTTGTCGGCGTTATGGAAAATGTCTCCCGCACAGACGTGCAGAAGCTGATTGAAGCGGGCGAAGTCAAGGTCGGCGGTGGTAAAGTATCCAAGAACTTCCGCGTAGAAACGGGGATGGCGGTTGTCGTTGAAAAGATGATCGAGAAGGAATCTTCGACGCTTGAACCCGAAGATATTCCGCTGAACATCGTTTACGAAGATGATGATATCGTGGTCATCAACAAGCCGCGCAATTTGGTGGTGCATCCGGGTAATGGCGTGAGCAAGGGAACGCTTGCTGCAGCTCTCTTGTACCACTTCAAGGAAAATCTTTCGACCGTGAACGGTCCGCTCCGTCCGGGGATTGTCCACCGTTTGGATAAGGATACGCCGGGGCTTATGGTGGTCGCGAAAAACGATGCCGCTCATAGGCATTTGGCGCACCAGCTTGAAACGCGCACGCTCCATCGCACGTATAATGCGCTTGTATGGGGTTGCCCGCGTGACCTCGAAGGAACGATTGACGCTCCGATTGGCCGCAACCCGAAGAACCGTCTCAAGATGGCGGTGGTGAAGGGCGGTAAGGAAAGCCGTACGCATTATGTGGCGAAGCAGTTCTTTGCGATTGCAACGCTATTGGAATTGCAGCTGGAATCTGGCCGTACGCACCAGATTCGCGTGCATAGCCGTTACACGGGCCATCCGGTTGTAGGCGATCCGCTTTACGATGGTCGCGACGAAAGCTTGAACCGCGTGCCGCCTCTGATGAAGCCGGTGGCTGAGAAAGTACTTGAAATTGCTCCGGCGCAGCTTTTGCAGGCCGTGAAAATTGAACTCATCCATCCGCGCACGAACAAGAAGCTCACGTTCAAGGTTCCGATGGAAGAACCGTTTGCAAATGTGCTCAAGCTCTTGAAGAAGGAATGTCCGGCATCGGCGCCTGTGTATGACGAAGAAGAAGGCTTCCGCGATTTCGATGCGCAGATTCGCTTTGACGAAGATGAAGAATTTGACGAATACGCAGAACCGCTTGAAATCTCTCCGGATGAAGCCGCTCCGGTGAAGGAGCGCAAGACACGCGCCCAGCGCCTTGCTGAAAAGGCTCAGACAGCTGCAAAGCGCCGTGCCGTTGCTGCCGAACGCAAGCTCATCAAGCAGATGAAGGCTGCACGCCGCAAGGGAATCGCCCCGGAAGATTTCGTGGAACCTGGTTACGAACCTACAATCGATCCGGAACTGTTGGAATAA
- the lspA gene encoding signal peptidase II, producing the protein MEKFYNKWPFHVAVIVFSIVADQLTKLWAVSRFTDEAGNFTYEKIPVIGNLVRFQLVYNNGAAFSSRPQDLMPFLPPWLFFLLISIIAAVALVWFYKSIDKRDYLSRLGVVMILGGAVGNFIDRMRMQMVVDFIDCDIPDIHIMDFNMVRFPTFNVADSFVTVGVALVILSPVILRKLHKQIKEEKDAEKEAKT; encoded by the coding sequence ATGGAAAAGTTTTATAATAAGTGGCCGTTCCATGTAGCGGTGATTGTTTTTAGCATTGTTGCAGACCAGTTGACGAAGTTGTGGGCGGTGTCGCGTTTTACCGACGAAGCTGGGAATTTTACGTACGAGAAAATTCCTGTGATTGGTAACTTGGTGCGTTTCCAGCTTGTGTACAACAATGGCGCTGCGTTCAGTAGCCGTCCGCAAGACTTGATGCCGTTCTTGCCGCCTTGGCTGTTCTTTTTGTTGATTTCGATTATTGCAGCTGTGGCGCTGGTTTGGTTCTACAAGTCCATCGACAAGCGCGATTATTTGAGCCGTTTGGGCGTGGTGATGATTCTCGGCGGTGCTGTCGGAAACTTCATTGACCGCATGCGTATGCAGATGGTTGTGGACTTTATCGACTGCGATATTCCGGATATTCATATCATGGACTTTAACATGGTGCGATTCCCGACGTTCAACGTGGCGGACTCGTTCGTGACTGTTGGCGTTGCTCTTGTGATTTTGTCTCCCGTGATCTTGCGTAAGCTGCATAAGCAAATTAAGGAAGAAAAAGACGCGGAGAAGGAAGCTAAGACTTAG
- a CDS encoding squalene/phytoene synthase family protein has protein sequence MIDKLDSLDVGEKVLEGKAAWKFAEDVLQLVSRTFALNIQVLRGKLHRSILLAYLYLRIADTVEDDPDMKATEKDRVLALFADVFKTGELETEKIRTFVAALPESWHGSEDPNKDLCSKSEVVVPLLKSLPKNYQKPVCDVVIEMCGGMAKFALRQEAALSAGWFTLANVGELDEYCYYVAGIVGKLLTKLFSADTCFINAEREAELSKLDVSFGLALQVTNIVKDCVEDSGRRVCFIPEEICKRHGFAHPSELFATGADAQKCGAVLAELVEKAWHHLDDAIAYTKLIPNIKMRTRLFCLWPLFMAAENLSLIGDGVSVFSSDKKVKITRDTVKRIVKETSMHFYSDKWIDEAYKKIKG, from the coding sequence GTGATTGATAAATTGGATTCTTTAGATGTGGGCGAGAAGGTTCTCGAAGGCAAGGCGGCGTGGAAGTTTGCCGAGGATGTCTTGCAGTTGGTGTCGCGTACGTTTGCGTTGAACATCCAGGTTTTGCGCGGCAAGTTGCACCGCAGTATTTTGCTTGCGTACCTTTATTTGCGCATTGCCGATACGGTCGAAGATGACCCGGACATGAAGGCGACTGAAAAGGATCGCGTGCTTGCGCTGTTTGCCGATGTGTTCAAGACGGGCGAACTCGAGACCGAAAAAATCCGTACGTTCGTAGCTGCGCTTCCGGAATCCTGGCATGGCTCCGAAGACCCGAACAAGGATCTTTGCTCGAAGTCCGAAGTTGTGGTGCCGCTTTTGAAGTCGCTTCCTAAGAACTACCAGAAGCCGGTTTGCGATGTTGTGATTGAAATGTGCGGTGGCATGGCGAAGTTTGCGCTCCGTCAGGAAGCTGCGCTTTCGGCGGGCTGGTTCACGCTTGCGAACGTGGGCGAACTTGACGAATACTGCTACTATGTTGCAGGCATTGTCGGTAAGCTTTTGACCAAGCTATTCTCGGCGGACACGTGCTTTATCAATGCGGAACGCGAGGCGGAACTTTCGAAGCTTGATGTGAGCTTTGGGCTTGCTTTGCAAGTTACGAACATCGTGAAGGACTGCGTCGAAGATTCTGGACGCCGCGTGTGCTTTATTCCTGAAGAAATTTGCAAGCGTCATGGCTTTGCTCACCCGAGTGAACTGTTTGCTACAGGTGCTGACGCTCAAAAATGCGGCGCGGTGCTTGCGGAACTTGTCGAAAAGGCTTGGCATCATTTGGACGATGCAATTGCCTACACGAAACTCATCCCGAACATCAAAATGCGCACGAGGCTCTTCTGCCTTTGGCCGCTCTTTATGGCTGCAGAGAACTTGAGTTTGATTGGGGATGGTGTGTCGGTGTTCTCTTCGGACAAGAAGGTAAAAATCACTCGCGATACCGTGAAGCGGATTGTGAAGGAAACGTCGATGCACTTCTATTCGGACAAGTGGATTGATGAAGCTTATAAGAAAATCAAAGGATAA
- the dnaA gene encoding chromosomal replication initiator protein DnaA has protein sequence MQVEWERCLNYLHGMLSDTVFKTYFAQTKLVSQTPGHAVIAVPPGLDVKVYAAYKDLIRLAWKDVSHDEAPVEFEFQPQDVYQPQVSASENSFREFIKPSVPLSGSFRFENFVPGDKAQLAFNAALAVARNPDGTQYNPLFIYGSSGLGKTHLLQSIGNYILEEDPTKRVIYLTSEDFSQQYMKCLQEKRITEMSDFYRNEVDILLIDDIQNWTGKYETQNEFFLIFNALHQAGKQIVLTSDAPAAEVKNLSDRLVSRFSWGLTVDIQPPDVETREAILHKKAEERHLEISDEVIRYLAENIASNVRCLESAIIKLTLQSSLMSHDIDMNIAQKVVTEIAPTLRRRVSLDAVLHAVSQHYEVPETKLIEPGRGTKEISKARQVAMFLMRELSPISLQSIGSRFGGKDHSTVVHAIKSVKKEMETDPSFARLIESLKNTIHD, from the coding sequence ATGCAGGTTGAATGGGAAAGATGCTTGAACTACCTCCATGGAATGCTGTCGGATACGGTATTCAAGACATATTTTGCACAGACCAAGCTCGTAAGCCAGACCCCAGGGCACGCCGTCATCGCTGTGCCTCCCGGACTTGATGTCAAAGTCTATGCCGCTTACAAGGATCTCATCCGTCTCGCATGGAAAGATGTTTCGCACGACGAAGCTCCTGTAGAATTCGAATTCCAGCCGCAAGACGTGTACCAGCCGCAAGTTAGCGCTTCGGAAAATTCTTTCCGCGAATTTATCAAGCCGAGCGTTCCGCTTTCGGGCAGTTTCCGTTTCGAAAATTTCGTCCCGGGCGACAAAGCCCAACTTGCATTCAACGCAGCACTCGCTGTAGCAAGGAATCCGGACGGAACGCAATACAACCCGCTATTTATCTATGGTTCGTCAGGCCTTGGAAAAACGCACTTGCTCCAGTCCATCGGTAACTACATTCTCGAAGAAGATCCGACCAAGCGCGTCATTTACCTCACGTCCGAAGATTTTTCGCAGCAGTACATGAAGTGCCTGCAAGAAAAGCGCATCACGGAAATGTCCGACTTCTACCGCAACGAAGTGGACATTCTCTTGATTGATGATATCCAGAACTGGACAGGCAAGTACGAAACGCAAAACGAATTTTTCTTGATTTTTAACGCGCTGCATCAGGCTGGCAAGCAGATTGTGCTCACCTCTGACGCCCCCGCTGCCGAAGTCAAGAACCTCTCCGACCGCCTCGTGAGCCGTTTCTCCTGGGGTTTAACGGTCGACATCCAGCCGCCTGACGTCGAAACGCGCGAAGCAATTCTCCACAAGAAGGCCGAAGAACGTCACCTTGAAATCAGCGACGAAGTCATCCGTTACCTCGCTGAAAACATCGCAAGCAATGTGCGCTGCCTCGAAAGCGCCATCATCAAACTCACGCTCCAGTCGAGCCTCATGAGCCACGATATCGACATGAACATCGCACAGAAGGTCGTCACCGAAATCGCCCCGACACTCCGCCGCCGCGTAAGCCTTGACGCCGTGCTCCACGCCGTATCGCAGCACTACGAAGTTCCCGAAACCAAGCTCATCGAACCTGGCCGCGGCACCAAGGAAATTTCGAAGGCACGTCAAGTCGCCATGTTCCTCATGCGCGAGCTCTCCCCCATCAGCTTGCAGAGCATCGGTTCCCGCTTTGGCGGCAAGGACCACTCCACCGTCGTGCACGCCATCAAGAGCGTCAAGAAAGAGATGGAAACCGATCCGAGTTTTGCACGCTTGATCGAAAGCCTCAAGAACACCATCCACGACTAG
- a CDS encoding tyrosine-protein phosphatase encodes MRHFTAIVFCALFLIACCEPNPAFFAEENSGLHTTILSDSTGRIISTDLYLDYPADSFLTEFEIGDIVTVAIIGYDTLEMPVVESTNDVPIAGFSLSAVSGSQYLVLAIHYGEPADVLKITDAKTPIEVIVTLKDKGGYLFGLDIMRHAQYMSAYVESYPDLSIEEFANFREVRTTGMGTNKLYRSSSPINLSLGRYLYVDSLAKEAGIATFINLTDTENGAKSYKGFESTYYSTQDAVFLSMPVRFFSTPFKEGLATGFRYMIEHEAPYLVHCTYGMDRTGFTIAVLEALMGATAEEIQADYAKTFTNYFSVFDSKQVALNEDQVNFFKDVVLRNLRAVYHAEGIDVPDTGNADWAFATEKYLQRLGMTAEEISALKEKLK; translated from the coding sequence GTGCGACATTTTACAGCAATCGTTTTCTGCGCACTGTTTTTAATCGCCTGTTGCGAGCCGAATCCGGCTTTTTTCGCAGAAGAAAATTCTGGACTTCACACCACCATTTTAAGCGATAGCACAGGTCGAATCATATCCACCGACCTTTATCTCGATTATCCGGCAGATTCCTTCTTGACCGAATTCGAAATTGGCGATATCGTAACTGTAGCAATTATCGGCTACGACACCCTTGAAATGCCTGTCGTAGAATCAACCAACGATGTGCCCATCGCAGGCTTTTCGCTTTCAGCCGTAAGCGGTTCACAGTACCTAGTTCTAGCAATCCATTACGGCGAACCCGCAGACGTCCTTAAAATAACCGATGCAAAAACACCCATAGAAGTCATCGTGACTCTTAAAGACAAAGGCGGTTATCTATTCGGCCTTGATATCATGCGCCATGCACAATACATGTCCGCCTACGTAGAAAGCTACCCGGATCTTTCAATTGAAGAATTTGCAAATTTCCGCGAAGTCCGCACCACAGGCATGGGAACAAACAAACTCTACCGTTCATCAAGTCCCATCAATTTATCGCTCGGTCGCTACCTCTATGTCGATTCACTTGCGAAAGAAGCTGGCATCGCCACATTTATCAATTTAACAGACACCGAAAATGGCGCCAAATCTTACAAGGGCTTTGAGAGCACCTATTACTCGACGCAAGACGCCGTCTTTTTATCGATGCCCGTAAGATTCTTTTCCACACCATTCAAGGAAGGGCTTGCAACAGGGTTCCGCTACATGATTGAACATGAAGCACCCTATTTAGTGCATTGCACCTACGGCATGGACCGCACAGGTTTTACGATTGCAGTTCTGGAAGCGCTGATGGGCGCCACCGCCGAAGAAATTCAGGCTGACTATGCAAAGACATTTACCAATTACTTCAGTGTCTTCGATAGCAAGCAAGTCGCCTTGAACGAAGATCAAGTCAATTTTTTCAAGGATGTTGTTCTAAGAAATCTGCGAGCGGTCTATCACGCCGAAGGCATTGACGTTCCCGACACAGGCAATGCGGACTGGGCTTTCGCTACAGAAAAATACTTGCAAAGACTTGGAATGACGGCAGAAGAAATTTCAGCGTTAAAAGAAAAGTTAAAGTAA
- a CDS encoding diaminopimelate dehydrogenase, giving the protein MAKIAILGYGNLGRGVECAVKQAPDMELVAVFTRRDPSTVKIQTAGVPVLNVSEMEAWKDKVDVLIICGGSATDLPVLTPKYASMFNVIDSFDTHAKIPQHFAAVDAAAKGANKIAMISVGWDPGMFSLNRVYAQSILPEGKDYTFWGKGVSQGHSDAVRRIKGVKNAKQYTCPVESALEAVRSGSMPELTTRQKHTRLVYVVAEEGADKAYIENAIKTMPNYFDEYDTTVNFISEEEFNKNHSGLAHGGFVIRTGKTGMNKEHTHVIEYSLKLDSNPEFTTSVLVAYARAALRMKANGQIGCKTVLDVPPAYLSTLSDEDLRAHCL; this is encoded by the coding sequence ATGGCAAAGATTGCTATTCTCGGTTACGGTAACCTCGGTCGCGGTGTGGAATGCGCTGTGAAGCAGGCTCCGGATATGGAACTCGTCGCTGTTTTCACTCGTCGCGATCCGTCGACGGTCAAGATCCAGACGGCTGGCGTTCCGGTGTTGAACGTCTCTGAAATGGAAGCATGGAAGGACAAGGTTGACGTGCTCATCATTTGCGGTGGCTCTGCTACGGACCTGCCGGTGCTCACCCCGAAGTATGCTTCTATGTTCAACGTGATCGACTCCTTCGACACGCACGCCAAGATCCCGCAGCACTTCGCTGCTGTTGACGCTGCTGCCAAGGGTGCAAACAAGATTGCTATGATCTCCGTCGGTTGGGACCCGGGTATGTTCAGCTTGAACCGCGTGTATGCTCAGTCTATCCTTCCGGAAGGCAAGGACTACACGTTCTGGGGCAAGGGCGTTTCTCAGGGCCACAGCGACGCTGTCCGCCGCATCAAGGGTGTGAAGAATGCTAAGCAGTACACCTGCCCGGTGGAATCTGCTCTCGAAGCCGTGCGTAGCGGTTCCATGCCGGAACTCACCACTCGCCAGAAGCACACCCGTCTCGTTTACGTGGTTGCCGAAGAAGGTGCTGACAAGGCTTACATCGAAAATGCCATCAAGACGATGCCTAACTACTTCGATGAATACGACACCACGGTCAACTTCATCAGCGAAGAAGAATTCAACAAGAACCACAGCGGCCTCGCTCACGGTGGTTTCGTGATCCGTACCGGCAAGACCGGCATGAACAAGGAACACACGCACGTGATCGAATACAGCCTCAAGCTCGATTCCAACCCGGAATTCACGACGAGCGTTCTTGTGGCTTACGCCCGCGCAGCGCTGCGTATGAAGGCTAACGGCCAGATCGGTTGCAAGACTGTTCTCGACGTTCCGCCTGCATACCTCAGCACCTTGAGCGACGAAGATTTGAGAGCTCATTGCTTGTAA
- a CDS encoding DUF1015 family protein: protein MMHIYPFKALRPVNPAEAETISALPYDVMNRAEAKAMAEGLPHSYLRVTRAELELPDSVDAYDPKVYAHARENLDKMIEDGVIAFDPKPCLYVYRQTMNGREQYGLVCCVPAADYFNGTIKKHELTRADKEEDRLRHVLATNANTGPVFLTYRDNGQFDIFGAVTKRKPVYDFVSKGDGFGHTVWVIDDDAEIEAIRKSFEEIPVSYIADGHHRSAAGARAASYRAEQNPKNTGNEEYNRYLAILFPSTQLKILDYNRVLKDLNGRTPEQLMEEMKLVFDIEELPSMQSPSKQNQVNFYMGGKWYACTFKDKFLKNLGPVDSLDVALLQKLILKPLFDIDDPRTSKRIDFVGGIRGLGELVKRVDSGECACAFAMYPTTLDQLMSIADAGEIMPPKSTWFEPKLRDGLLVHTLD from the coding sequence CGGTGAACCCGGCTGAAGCTGAGACTATCTCTGCGCTCCCTTACGACGTGATGAATCGCGCCGAAGCCAAGGCTATGGCTGAGGGCCTTCCGCACTCCTACTTGCGCGTGACACGTGCCGAACTTGAACTTCCGGATTCTGTCGATGCTTACGATCCGAAGGTTTATGCCCACGCTCGTGAAAATCTCGACAAGATGATCGAAGACGGCGTGATCGCTTTCGACCCGAAGCCGTGCCTCTACGTTTATCGCCAGACGATGAACGGTCGCGAACAGTACGGTCTTGTGTGCTGCGTTCCGGCTGCCGACTACTTCAACGGCACCATCAAGAAGCACGAACTTACCCGCGCTGACAAGGAAGAAGACCGTTTGCGCCATGTGCTCGCCACGAACGCCAATACGGGTCCGGTGTTCCTCACTTACCGCGACAACGGCCAGTTCGATATCTTCGGTGCAGTGACCAAGCGCAAGCCTGTTTACGACTTCGTGAGCAAGGGCGACGGCTTTGGCCACACGGTTTGGGTCATCGACGATGATGCTGAAATCGAAGCTATCCGCAAGTCCTTCGAAGAAATTCCGGTAAGCTACATTGCTGACGGTCACCACCGCAGTGCTGCTGGTGCTCGCGCTGCCAGCTACCGCGCCGAACAGAATCCGAAGAACACGGGCAACGAAGAATACAACCGTTACCTCGCTATCCTCTTCCCGAGCACTCAGCTCAAGATTTTGGACTACAATCGCGTGCTTAAGGACTTGAACGGCCGCACGCCGGAACAGCTCATGGAAGAAATGAAGCTTGTGTTCGACATCGAAGAATTGCCGAGCATGCAGAGCCCGAGCAAGCAGAATCAGGTGAACTTCTACATGGGCGGCAAGTGGTATGCTTGCACGTTCAAGGACAAGTTCCTCAAGAACCTTGGCCCGGTCGACAGCCTCGATGTGGCTCTCCTCCAGAAGCTTATCTTGAAGCCGCTCTTCGATATTGACGATCCGCGTACTTCCAAGCGCATCGACTTTGTCGGTGGTATCCGTGGTCTCGGCGAACTTGTAAAGCGCGTCGATAGCGGTGAATGCGCTTGCGCATTTGCAATGTACCCGACCACGCTCGATCAGCTCATGAGCATTGCCGACGCTGGCGAAATCATGCCGCCGAAGAGCACTTGGTTTGAACCGAAGCTCCGCGACGGTCTCTTGGTCCACACGCTCGACTAA